Proteins encoded together in one Carya illinoinensis cultivar Pawnee chromosome 3, C.illinoinensisPawnee_v1, whole genome shotgun sequence window:
- the LOC122304931 gene encoding uncharacterized protein LOC122304931: protein QSSSRPPLFCGDNYSFWKVRMRIFLQAQGREIWKCIVNGPYIPTKVVGGVKVKKEEEEFDREDDRLYTLNLTAMNLLYNALNGNEFNRIMNCATAKEIWDNLEVTYEGTSQVKESKIYILTHEYEMFKMNDDESISSMHTRFTNIINSLTALGKVYSKVEIVRKILNSLPKRWESKVTAILEARDLKKLEVNELIGSLITLDSGCSRHMTGDKTKFFDLRSKEEGHVTFGDNSKGKIVGIGKIGNESSLIIEDVLLVEGLKHNLLSISQLCDKGFTVTFKMDKCIILNDHDCNICFIAFRNNNVYTIDFEEITSQDAICLSAQNETSWLWHRRLGHANMELISKLSKNDLVRGLPKTYFLKDKICDACQFGKQTKTSFKTKKHISTTRPLQLIHMDLFGPNRVASLGGKYYAFVIVDDFSRYTWVIFLAHKDEAHNAFTKLCKRIQNEKGYTISSIRSDRGKEFVNKNIETFCDENGFIHNFSAPRTPQQNGVVERKNRSLQEMARTMLNENNLPSYFWAEAVSTACYVINRVMLRSKLDKTPYELWNEKKPNIGYFHVFGCKCFILNDRNNLGKFDAKSDEGIFLGYSTNSKAYRVFNKKTLTVQESMHVVFDELEAIRMLLAYACYKDFKLFQMDVKSAFLNGFINEEVYVEQPPGFENHISPNHVFKLTKALYGLKQAPRAWYERLSGFLIEKGFSRGKIDTTLFIKYENDDILLIQIYVDDIIFGATNENMCQVFAKTMQEEFEMSMMGELTFFLGLQIKQAKSWTFINQSKYIKELLKKFGMENAKEIGTPMSPSTKLDKDESGKPVDSKIYRGMIGSLLYLTASRPDIMFSVCLCARFQSSPKESHLIAVKRILRYLSGTINLGLWYPKHTSFDLISYTDADYAGCKIDRKSTSGACHFLGHALVSWFSKKQNSVALSTAEAEYVAAGSCCAQVLYMKQQLEDFKLMYNHIPIKCDNTSAINLSKNPIQHSRTKHIEIRYHFLRDHVQKGDIMLEFTNTHDQLADIFTK from the exons caatctagtagtcggcctccactcttttgtggagataattactcattctggaaagttagaatgagaatatttcttcaagctcaaggtagagaaatatggaaatgtattgtaaatggaccttatattccaacaaaagtggttggtggagtaaaggtcaaaaaggaagaagaagagtttgatcgtgaagacgatagactttatactttaaatttaactgctatgaatttattatataatgctcttaatggaaatgagtttaatagaataatgaattgcgctacggcaaaggaaatttgggataacttggaagtaacttatgaaggaacttcgcaagtcaaggaatcaaaaatttatattcttactcatgaatatgaaatgtttaagatgaatgatgatgaatctatttctagtatgcacactcgttttactaacatcataaacagcttgacagctcttggcaaagtttattccaaggtggagatagtaagaaaaattctcaactctttaccaaaacgttgggaatcaaaagttacagcgattcttgaagctagagacctcaagaagctcgaagtcaatgaactcatcgggtcacttatcacc ttagatagtggatgttcaagacacatgacgggagacaagactaagttctttgatcttagatctaaagaagaaggacacgtgacatttggagacaactcgaaagggaagatcgtgggaataggtaaaattggtaatgaatcttctctcataattgaagatgttctacttgttgaaggtttaaaacataatcttttaagcataagtcaattatgtgataaaggatttacagttacttttaaaatggataaatgcattattttaaatgatcatgattgtaatatttgttttattgcttttagaaacaataatgtttatacaattgattttgaagaaattacctcacaagatgctatttgcttgtcagctcaaaatgaaactagttggttatggcatagaagattaggtcatgccaacatggaacttatttccaaactttcaaaaaatgatcttgtgagaggtttaccaaaaacatattttcttaaagacaaaatttgtgatgcatgtcaatttggtaaacaaacaaaaacttcttttaaaactaagaaacatatttccactactagaccattgcaactgatacacatggatctttttggaccaaatagagttgcaagtctaggaggaaaatattatgcatttgttattgttgatgatttctctagatatacttgggtcatctttcttgctcataaagatgaggcacataatgcctttaccaagttatgcaagagaattcaaaatgaaaagggctatactatttcaagtatccgaagtgataggggaaaagaatttgttaataaaaatattgaaacattttgtgatgaaaacggttttattcataatttttctgctcctcgaactcctcaacaaaatggggtagtagagaggaaaaatagatctcttcaagagatggcaagaacaatgctcaatgagaacaacttgcctagttatttttgggccgaagcggtaagtactgcatgttatgttataaatagagttatgttaaggtctaaattagataaaaccccctatgagctttggaatgagaaaaagcccaacattggttactttcatgtatttggatgcaaatgttttattttgaatgacagaaataatttaggcaagtttgatgcaaaatctgatgaaggtatttttctcgggtattctactaatagtaaagcttatagagtattcaacaaaaagactttaactgtacaagaatctatgcatgtagtatttgatgaa ttagaagctattcgaatgctacttgcatatgcttgttataaagatttcaaactttttcaaatggatgttaaaagtgctttcttaaatggttttataaatgaagaggtatatgttgagcaacctccaggttttgaaaatcatatttccccaaatcatgttttcaaactcacaaaagcactatatggacttaaacaagctcctagagcttggtacgagagactcagtggtttcttgattgaaaaaggtttttcaagaggaaaaatcgacacaactcttttcattaaatatgaaaatgatgatattcttttgattcagatttatgttgatgatataatattcggtgctactaatgaaaatatgtgtcaagtttttgctaagactatgcaggaagaatttgagatgagcatgatgggtgaacttacattctttctcggattgcaaattaagcaagcaaaaagttggacattcatcaatcaatcaaaatatattaaggaattactgaagaagtttgggatggaaaatgctaaggaaattggaacaccaatgagcccatcaactaaacttgataaagatgaatccggtaagccagttgactcgaagatatatcgaggtatgattggtagcttattatatttaacagccagtagaccagatattatgtttagtgtgtgcttatgtgcacgttttcaatcatctccaaaagaatcacatttaattgcagttaagcgcattcttagatatcttagtggtacaattaacctagggttatggtaccctaagcacacatctttcgatctaatcagctacacagatgcagattatgctggctgtaaaatagatcgaaaaagcactagtggagcatgccatttcttaggtcatgcattagtttcctggtttagtaaaaaacaaaattctgttgcactatctactgctgaggcagaatatgttgctgcgggtagttgttgtgctcaagttctctacatgaagcaacaacttgaagattttaaactcatgtataatcacattccaatcaaatgtgataatacaagtgctataaatctttcaaagaacccaatacaacattctagaactaagcatattgaaataaggtatcattttcttcgagatcatgtgcaaaaaggtgatataatgttagagttcacaaacacacacgatcagttagcagatattttcacaaaa
- the LOC122305155 gene encoding WD repeat-containing protein 11 isoform X3, which yields MSSPRPAPPVHSPQDSWDSMLPGPPSRNNFGSSDLSPSGLLAFPSGSSISVLDSRSLQLVSTLPLPVPPSTSSNSLSPFVTSVRWTPLPLRRDLLSTEPSSSHLLLAAADRQGRICLLDFRSRSPVLWFETDPASKSGVQDLCWVQARSDSCLLASINGPSTLSLYNISSGRCVFQYEAAPEFLSCLRRDPFDSRHFCVLGLKGFLLSVKVLGETEADIILREFQIPTDCAELQKLERDAAASTNGSNSLSPASAAFPLYMVRFAFSPHWRHIVFVSFPRELVVFDMKYETALFTTALPRGCGKFLDVLPDPNKDLLYCAHLDGKLSTWRRKEREQIHIMCSMEELIPSIGTSVPSPSILAVLICQSDSTFQNVGKLYSDVPHSSSPDVDFDSPFDFCDEPLLVSKTHLISISDDGKIWNWLLTAEGAESMQKDDTNLGLVADVSEAPVPETNASMVVSSTGGPAMEAGKQLKCLDGSRSGPSNSTLEDMSFKISLVGQLQLLSSTVTMLAVPSPSLTATLARGGNYPAVAVPLVALGTQIGTIDIVDVSANSVAASFSVHNGMVRGLRWLGNSRLVSFSYSQVNEKSGGYINRLVVTCTRSGLNKTFRVLQKPERAPIRALRASSSGRYLLILFRDAPVEVWAMTKTPIMLRSLALPFTVVEWTLPTVPRPAQTGSSRQSSSLSRDRTDLASDGASTPTQASSSDSKAVSSDGSQDDTSESFAFALVNGALGVFEVHGRRIRDFRPKWPSSSFVSFDGLITAMAYRLPHVVMGDRSGNIRWWDITTGHSSSFNTHREGIRRIKFSPVVAGDHSRGRIAVLFYDNTFSVFDLDSQDPLANSLLQPQFPGTLVLELDWLPLRTDKKDPLVLCIAGADGSFRLVEVHTNDKKLGYGPQSRNIKERFRPMPLCSPILLPTPHALALRMVLQLGVRPSWFNTCSTTIEKRPHLIPGAALYSGDLRNYMIELPPVGDSVVPEMLLKILEPYRKEGCIIDDERAKLYAKLVNKGCSVRFAFAAAIFGESSEAFFWLQLPHALKYLINKLVNKYPQNPHVAASNSELDDTAILKRITSKERSMPGTRKKDALSQGQLRLMAFEQEELWETANERIPWHEKLEGEEAIQNRVHELVSVGNLEAAVSLLLSTPPESSYFYPNALRAVALSSAVSRSLLELAVKVVAANMVRTDRSLSGTHLLCAVGRYQEACSQV from the exons ATGTCGAGCCCTAGACCAGCTCCACCAGTACATTCACCCCAAGACTCTTGGGACTCCATGCTGCCGGGCCCTCCGAGCCGCAATAACTTCGGATCCTCTGACCTCAGCCCCTCCGGCCTCCTCGCCTTTCCCTCCGGCAGCTCCATTTCTGTCCTCGACTCTCGCTCTCTCCAACTTGTTTCTACCCTCCCCCTCCCTGTTCCGCCTTCCACTTCTTCCAATTCTCTCTCCCCATTCGTTACCTCCGTCCGCTGGACCCCTCTCCCCCTCCGCCGCGACCTCCTCTCCACTGAACCTTCCTCCTCCCACCTCCTCCTCGCCGCCGCCGACCGTCAAGGTCGCATCTGTCTTCTCGATTTCCGCTCCAGATCTCCAGTCCTCTGGTTCGAAACTGATCCCGCTTCCAAATCCGGCGTCCAGGATCTCTGTTGGGTCCAGGCCCGATCTGATTCCTGCCTCCTCGCCTCCATCAACGGTCCCTCCACTCTCTCCCTCTACAACATCTCCTCCGGGCGCTGCGTCTTCCAGTATGAAGCCGCGCCCGAGTTCCTCTCCTGTCTCCGCCGTGATCCTTTTGATTCCCGCCACTTCTGCGTACTCGGCCTCAAGGGTTTCCTCTTATCCGTCAAAGTCCTCGGCGAGACGGAGGCTGATATAATTCTCAGGGAGTTTCAGATCCCCACCGATTGCGCCGAATTGCAGAAATTGGAGAGAGATGCCGCCGCCTCCACTAACGGTTCCAATTCCTTGTCGCCGGCTTCGGCGGCGTTTCCTCTTTACATGGTCAGGTTCGCGTTCTCGCCGCATTGGAGGCACATTGTTTTCGTATCATTCCCGAGGGAATTGGTGGTGTTTGACATGAAGTACGAGACCGCGCTCTTCACCACTGCGCTGCCTCGTGGCTGCGGCAAGTTTCTTGACGTCTTGCCCGATCCGAATAAGGACCTACTCTATTGTGCTCATCTTGATGGGAAGCTCAGTACTTGGCGCCGTAAAGA ACGAGAGCAGATACACATAATGTGCTCAATGGAAGAGTTGATTCCCTCGATAGGCACATCTGTCCCTTCTCCTTCAATTCTTGCTGTACTCATCTGCCAATCAGATTCTACCTTCCAAAATGTTGGCAAGCTCTATTCTGATGTACCTCATTCTTCTTCTCCAGATGTGGATTTTGATTCACCTTTTGATTTTTGTGATGAACCGCTACTTGTTTCTAAGACACATTTAATCTCCATTTCTGATGATGGAAAAATTTGGAACTGGCTCTTGACTGCTGAAGGGGCTGAAAGCATGCAGAAGGACGATACAAACTTGGGCTTGGTTGCTGATGTCAGTGAAGCACCGGTTCCAGAGACCAATGCTAGCATGGTAGTTTCTTCTACTGGTGGACCTGCGATGGAAGCAGGTAAGCAACTGAAGTGTCTGGATGGTAGCAGAAGTGGCCCATCAAATTCTACCTTGGAAGATATGTCATTTAAg ATTAGCTTAGTTGGACAGCTTCAGCTTCTTTCTTCGACTGTGACCATGCTGGCCGTACCTTCCCCTTCTTTAACAGCTACTCTGGCCC GTGGGGGAAACTATCCTGCTGTAGCTGTTCCACTGGTTGCTTTGGGAACTCAAATTGGGACAATTGATATCGTTGATGTTTCTGCCAATTCTGTTGCTGCAAGTTTTTCTGTTCATAATGGAATGGTTAGAGGATTACGGTGGCTTGGAAATTCTAGACTGGTCTCATTTTCTTACAGTCAG GTGAATGAAAAATCCGGAGGCTACATCAATAGGCTTGTTGTTACCTGTACTAGAAGTGGCCTGAATAAAACTTTTCGGGTTTTACAAAAGCCAGAACGCGCGCCCATAAGAGCTTTAAGGGCTTCTTCATCTGGAAG ATATCTTCTAATTTTGTTTCGTGATGCGCCTGTAGAGGTTTGGGCAATGACAAAAACGCCCATCATG CTTAGATCATTAGCTCTCCCCTTTACGGTAGTGGAATGGACTCTTCCGACAGTTCCTAGGCCTGCTCAAACTGGATCTTCTAggcaatcatcatcattatctaGAGATCGTACAGATTTGGCATCAGATGGGGCATCTACGCCAACGCAGGCATCATCTTCAGATTCTA AGGCAGTGAGCTCAGATGGATCTCAAGATGACACTTCTGAAAGTTTTGCATTTGCGCTGGTAAACGGTGCACTTGGGGTTTTTGAGGTTCATGGGCGAAGGATCCGAGACTTCAG ACCAAAATGGCCTTCTTCCTCATTTGTGTCATTTGATGGATTGATTACAGCCATGGCATACCGCTTGCCTCATGTA GTCATGGGGGACAGGTCGGGGAACATAAGGTGGTGGGATATAACAACTGGACATTCTTCCTCATTTAATACCCATAGAGAAGGAATCAGGCGAATCAAATTCTCACCTGTTGTTGCTGGAGACCATAGCCGAGGGCGTATTGCTGTACTATTTTATGACAATACATTTTCTGTATTTGATCTT GATTCACAGGACCCATTAGCCAATTCTCTTTTACAACCTCAATTTCCTGGAACCCTAGTACTGGAGCTTGACTGGTTGCCTTTGCGAACTGATAAAAAGGATCCTCTGGTATTGTGCATTGCTGGAGCTGATGGTAGCTTTCGCCTTGTTGAAGTTCATAC aaaCGACAAAAAACTTGGCTATGGACCCCAGTCCAGAAATATCAAAGAGAGATTCCGGCCAATGCCCCTATGTTCTCCCATTCTACTTCCTACACCACATGCCCTG GCTCTGCGAATGGTATTGCAATTGGGTGTAAGGCCCTCATGGTTTAATACATGCAGTACAACTATAGAGAAAAGGCCACACCTAATTCCAGGGGCTGCTTTATACTCGGGAGATCTTCGCAATTACATGATTGAGTTACCTCCTGTAGGTGACTCTGTGGTGCCAGAGATGctcttaaaaatattagaacCTTACCGAAAAGAAG GCTGCATAATTGATGATGAGAGGgcaaaattatatgctaagcTGGTGAATAAAGGTTGCTCTGTGAGGTTTGCGTTTGCAGCTGCAATCTTTGGCGAATCTTCCGAAGCATTTTTCTGGCTGCAGTTGCCCCATGCTCTCAagtatttgataaataaattagtaaatAAGTATCCACAAAACCCCCATGTAGCAGCATCAAATTCAGAGCTCGATGACACCGCTATACTGAAGAGGATAACATCAAAGGAGCGATCGATGCCTGGAACAAGGAAGAAGGATGCGCTT AGTCAGGGTCAACTTAGGTTGATGGCTTTTGAGCAAGAAGAGCTGTGGGAAACTGCTAATGAGCGTATTCCATGGCATGAGAAATTAGAGGGAGAAGAGGCTATTCAGAATCGTGTACATGA